ggaaaaaaaacaaaaaggatCCAAGGCCTCGAGGTGGCGTAGTGCTCCCGTCAGTCCCGAACGCGTGAGTGAGGCGATTTCAAGCCGAACGGGCTGGGGATCTGACCGGGAAGCCGTCACGTAACACACGAGTATAAATCTTGCATCAAGGCACCTCTAGCATCGAGGCTACAATGAGGGGTCGATCTAGGATACCCGCAGGTTATGGGTACGGGtggagccaccccatacccttaccgTCCACCCtgaacttgttggaaatatgccctagaggtaataataaattgattattttcatatttccttattcatgataaatgtttattattcatgctacaattgtattgaccggaaacttaaatacatgtgtgaatacataaacaacactgtgtccctagtaggcctctactagactagctcgttgatcaaagatggttaaggtttcctaaccatagacatgagttgtcatttgataacgggatcacatcattaggagaatgatgtgctaGTCAGAGCCAACCGCAATCTTAGCATCAGATCGTATCACTTAGTTATTTGCtacagctttcttcatgtcaagtttatattccttagaccatgagatcatatCACTCCCAGACGCCGGAGGGAtagcttgtgtgctatcaaacgtcacttcatagCTGGGTGAtgataaaggttctctacaggtatcttcgaaggtgtctattgagttgtaCGATCGAGACTGcaatttgtcactccatgtgacggagagacatctctgggccctcacggtaatacaacatcacaagaagttTCATGTGACTAATGCGTTTAGTCATGGGATctagtattacgaaacgagtaaagagacttgccggtaacgagattgaactaggtatggacataccaacgatcgaatctcggcaagtaacatatcgctggaCAAAGGGAGCAGACAGggttgactgaatccttgacatcgtggttcaaccgataaagatcttcgtggaatatgtaggaaccaatatgggcatccaggtcccgctattgtttatcgacatgagaggtgtcttggtcatgtctacatgattctcgaacccgtagggtcgcacgcttaacgttcgatgacggtagagtagtattgggatattagCATTGGTAaacgaaagtttttcggagtccgggatgagatcccggacgtcatgaggagtttcgaaatggtccggagataaagatttacaCATGGGAAGTCTTATTTGGGCCACCGGAAAGATTTTGGgttttgccggtattgtaccggagtGCCAaaagggttccaggggtccacctgccctggagggccACATGCGCAGcaaagggaacacaccagcccctggtgggttgGGCGTCGcttccccacctaggcccatgcgcctagggttggtgggaaccctagatgggggcgccccttggcttggggggcaagccacccccctagggccgccgccccctccttggaGGAGGGCTCGGGCCGGCGCTCCCTCCCCCCTTGCCCCTATGTATAGTGGGGGGTTGGAAGGGCAGTCGTACCCCTTCTCTGGTGCAGCCCCTCACCTTCTCTACCACCACCTCCTCCCGGTttggcttggcgaagccctgccggcactCCACCACCGTGTAGTCGTGCTGGTAGTGATCCCATCTACTGCTCCCCCTTCGCTTGCTGGATTAAGGAGGAGGAAACGTcaccgagccgcacgtgtgctaaactcggaggtgtcgtgcgtacggcactagatcggttggatcgtgattggattgcgaagagtacgactacatcaaccgcgctttATACGCTTCTGCTTtcgtctacaagggtacgtagacacactcccctctcgttgctatgcatctcttatattagatcttgggtgttcgtaggtaTTTTTTTTTTATATTCATGCTTCGTTGCCCATCAGAACTTTCCTATCgcccatacccatacccgtcaaGGGTACAACTTTTTCCCACACCCGTCATGCGACAGGgtatatgggtacccgcgggtaaaatTACCCACGTTTACAACATATCAAATTGAGCAGAAAATAGTTGTAAAAAGCAACATATAATCATAAATTATTAATACCAACGCATTTTAAACAATGATGTACAACAACATATTGTAACAACCACACATTCTCATAAACAAAAAGAACGTGCCTATGTAGCAACACATAAAAATGTTAAACAACAGTACATAGTCATGCACTTTAAGTTAACAAAATAAGAATAAATTATAGAGATAATTTAAATGCACATTACAGTTTTTACCTAGCGCGATTAGGGGGGATAGTTAATATGTTAGGATATTAAAGGAAACCCTTTTTAACATTTTAGATAGGTATATGGGTTCGCCGACATGGGTTATACGATTGCATACCTGTACCCTCTCTACCTGATGGGCATGATATTTTCCCATTTAAGTACCTAGGGGTAACTTTTTGTTCCAAGCCGTTACCTTAATAGGGTTTCTACCTGCAGGGTATGCgggcaatgggtacccattgccatccctagatcGATCCTAAGATCTCCTCATTGCAACGGGGCACTGTTGGCCACTACGCTGATTTCCAAGTCTTGTACAATTCATATGGCGTGGTTTACACATTTTTTTCGGTTTTTGTTTGTTTCTTAGTTCTCaatgttttttttctttccttgCACACCATTTCTGTTTTATTTGGTTTCCTTcgggtttttttctttttctttttcttattcttttgttttttctttttctgtctctAGTTATTTTCACTCTTTTTGCATTTGTTTCTatggttttatttttttcatttcattttttctttggtttatttagtttatttttcgatttttattttttgtttacttTGTTTCTTTTGGTTTCCATTCTAGATTTTGGatatgtcaacaacatttttcatatacacatttaatatttttccaGTATAAATTTAACATGTTTTATtacatagtcaacattttttcCTATACAGATTTTCAACATTTTtccaatgcttgattaacatttttaaatacaaatttatgatttttttaatacatggtcagcattttttctagacacactttaaactttttcaaattctttattaacatttttcaactacaagattaatatttttctaatacatggtcaacattcttTCTTTTTCcattaaatattttcaaatgcttgaatAACATTTTGTAAATGCATTATTGACATGTTTTGAACACATGGTCCACATTTTTTATAAACACATTTAACATCTTAATAAATGCTTGAttagcatttttcaaatacttgttcaacattttttaaaagcttggttaacatttttatatgcatgacCAAATTTCTTCATCTTTTTAAATACAcgatcaacattttttctatatacatttaacattttttcaaatacttgttcaacatttttatttcaaatgcttgattaacatttttatacacatgAGAAAATTTGTTTCATCTTTTTTAATACATTGTCAAcactttattatacacatttaagattttccaaatgcttgacacgtgttcaacatttttttcaaattcttgattcactctttttaaatacatgatcatttTTTTCATACACATGTTTTAATACATTTTTTCTATACGTGATGAACAATTTCACTATactcatttaacatttttcaaatgttttgtcaacatttttcaaatgtattATGTGGAGTGATTTTTGTAATATGTTTATTTTTAATATGTGAAAgtagaaaaaaaaagtaaaaacagaAAATGAAGTTGTTGTTTTCCACGCACATGGGGCGGCCAACTTGTGACACCCGTTCACCAAGGGTTCCCTCTATCTCGCTGAATGCGAGACATAGGGGCGCCCCACATAACAGGGCATGCAGCCGAACAGCCGGTTGTTGCCCGCGCACCCAAAACCTCCTAATCGGCACCTTGTGCGCCGGTTAAGGGTTTAGGGTGACCAATCACATATATGGACCGACCCATCACATGACGACGCGATTGCTGGACAGGGCGCAATTGGTTCGCACAGTTGACTAGATGACCGGTAACCCTTTGACTTTTGGGGGGAAACCCCTGAATAATTTTAAAACATGGTGAATTCAATAAAGTTCATGGATTGGAAAGaatcaaaaattcagaaaaagttcaagaaataaaaaaaatcatgatttcaaaAGAAGTTCaaggttttgaaaaaagttcacggattttttTAAAATGATCAAAGATCTTAAACTCATAAATTTGGGAAGAGTTTATGAATTAGAATATATTCATGCATTTGAGAAAGTTTGCAGGATTcgaaaaatgttcaaaaatattttaaaaacttCATGTGTTTTGAAAAAGAAGGTTCAAGAAAAGTTtcgaattgaaaaaatgttcacacatATAAAAAGAGAAAATgttcgaaaaaaaatcaaaaatttaaaaagttcatgcatttgaaaaaaaatccaaaatgaaataaaaatggaaaataaaaacaACAAAAGAAGAGGAAAAACAGCAAAAAACTGAACAATCCCCGGTTCAGAAAAAATAGATCCAGCAGCTTCCCTGAACCACCTGGAAGCTTCCCAAATCCGGGGAGGAATCCTCCCTCTCGTACGCTCCAAGGGCCGGCCCATTTGGAATCGAAGGAAGGGAGGGGGTGTGAGATGTTTTGCGAACTAGCCTAAAACGGGCACTTTTGGCGCCAAGTATACGCCTGCCCCAAATTCACCTCGATCACTTAAATTGACATATATGGTCGTTGGCGTGTTTgcaacaaaataaaaagaaaaacaggtTACAACTCCTGCTCGGTTTAATGCTAAGCATCGCCTTGTACTCGTGGACTAAGCCTTGCTTAGATGGTTAGATTTCTTTGTGATGGAATCAGCCCACCAGGTTCAAGTCTTGTTTGGTGGGAGGTGATGTTTTTTTTTTTGTTGAAATGCGGTCCCTTAGGGCCTGATCCATTAAAAAAAGGTCGAAGAGAGTTGTCCAATTAATTGACGAAAAAACGGACGAAAACCGTCAAAAACGCCCGCAAAAACAAGGCACTCAGGGCGACCTGGCAACCCACATACGCCGTCGAGGTTGCAACCCGGTGTCATCGCCATCACACCTCCACAAAGGGCGACTTCGACTCCATCATCGACGACTACTGAAGTGCCTTCACCGCAAACAAGCGTCGAGGCCTGTGTCGGCCGATGCCAAATAGTCAACCACACACGTCAACGACCAAGCAGCTTCGACTTTGTCGACGAACATGTTTTTGTCGACTACAAGGCAAtctcgaagatgctcatagggatagtgtgtgtatgtgtgtatttATATGGGTGAATGTATGTGTCTGTATGTGGGCATCTCTgattgtaccgtgttaaaaaaaattGTACTCCGACCAGCCAGCCAACTCCCACTCCTTGCTTCCATGCCACAAGCACCTCTCATGCATTGTGGAGTACAGTACAGTACAGTAGTACGTGCGAATAAACAGGGACATGGACATGCAACAGACATAGTGCAGTATCAGTTCGCAGTAGCATCACTGAATCAACAAGGAACGCGAGCTTCTGTTTATAACTTTATTTCCCAGGGCACGTGGATTGGTAGATGAATTACTTGCCCGGCCGGCCGGTATATCAGACCCTTGGACGACAACACACACACGACTGTGCTACTAGTACAGACCATTACAAACGAACGACTGAAATTAAGAACTATATAAACGTATCTCTGCTGGCGGTCGGTTCGCCAATCATTAGCGATTGATTCATCTCCTGAATGCATGCGCCCGTGCGTGCATCGGTCATCTCGATCGGATCAGAAAGCCTTGATGTAGCCCTTGCGCGGGGTGGGCGAGCTGATCTCCTGCTCCATCTTCTGCAGCTCCGCCAGCATCGGCAGCGTGCTCACCGTCAGCATGGCCACCGCCGGGTGGGTGCCCTCCGGCAGCTCCACCTCCTGCTGCGCCGCCGGCTCCGTGGACACGTCGTGGATCCCCGTCGGCAGCACCAGGGCCGACGTGTCCGGCTTGCGGTAGCAGAAGTagagcgtcatctgggccaccccaAAGAAGAACCCGCCCACGTTCGGGAGCTGCATGCATATGTTTTACACAGGAGTCAAGTACGTAAGTGCCATGGATATATAGCTGACGATGAAACTGATTGTGCAAGAAGACGTACGGTGACGTAGATGTCCTTGGTGAAGAGGCCATAGAAGAACCAGGCGACGGCGCTGAGGGTGAGGAAGAAGGAGAGCGAGAAGGGCATGTACTCGGCGCTCTTGGTCTTGATCACCACGAACTGCATGCATGCATTATTCACCGGCCAGCCTGTTAGTTACTGTAGATCTCATGGTCCTGATCACTCAAACTagagcagcagtagtagtagtacttACGATGACGCTGAGCGGGGCGACGAAGACGGCCATGGAGAAGGCGAGGCAGACGCTGCCGAGGACCTTGACGCGGCTGGGCTGGGGCACGAGGAACACGGTGACGGCGACGATGAGGGCGAAGGCGGCgacgtcgaggaggaggaagaaggcgagggcGCGGTGCCTGGCGTGCCTGGGCGCGTACACCACGTAGAGCAGGATGTAGAAGCCCTCGACGACGCAGCCAAAGGCGTTGATGGTGAGCAGCGGGCTGGAGTTGGTCTTGACCAGCGCGTAGAAGATCCACAGCATGCAGCTGAAGAGCGCCACCACGTACGGCACCGCGCTGAACCCCTCCGTCGACTTCTTCCGGTACACCCGCAGGAACGTCGGCCTGTCAACACATGTGTGCATGCATGCTCGTCTCAGAGACGTATTGCTAACCAAACTCATGGTGATCACAACAGGAGAAGCGTGCAAAAGATTAAGGTGCTCGATGGGGCCGGGCTTACGTGGGCGCGAGGAACACCAGGAAGGATATGATGTTGCCTGCAGAAAAAAACAGGAACGGAGAAATGACACTTTGTGTCAGTGAGACTTAATCATGTGACAAAACAATGGTTTGGAAAtacatgcatgcatgatgcatcaACAGTTGAGCAGCATGCATGCATGGATATGGATGCCTACCTAGGATGCCAAAGGCGGAGGCCCACGGGTGAGCCATGGAGAAGAGCCCTTCTGCCATCCTGATCAGGAGTACAGAGCACGGTAACTAAGCAGATCAGATGGATGTATCTAACTGTGTGTTCTTCTCCTTCCCAATGACTAGGGAAGGAAGGCAGTGCTTGTGTGGTTTTTTCCTATGGGAACAAGTCGTGTATATATAGCAGCAGGGGAGCCCATCCCCATCCTCTCTAGCTCTACGACGACGAGTACGTAGTGGAATTCCAGGGCAGCCACAGTGGTGAAAATTCAACAAGTGTGCGTGAGTGCGTGGTTACGCGTGTATCGGTGTACCATGCATGTAAACATGTATGCATGCATCCTTTTCCCAGCCAAGATGAAGAATACGTGCATAGCATTCCGTTTGGACATTACCAGAAGCAAAAAAGGGCTATCGGTTACTGCCATATACTGCTGTTTACCACGTGTGTGCGCACGTAGCCTCTACAAGGGCATGTGATAGAATTGAAAGTAGTAATAGAAACGTGCATGTACATTAATTCCACAGAACCACTGAGTACGTCGAGGCTACTAACCAAAGCATAAAACGAAGTACGTATACGAAACTGCTTCCTGCATGATCCTGGTGCCTGATGAATGCACGACATCGAAATCCAGCGGCCCGTGCCCGATGTATGCACGAATGTCCGGCCATATTTTAAACATCGTCCATGAGTCGTCCATATCTTGTCGTGTTATGGCACGGCTCTAGTATATATGTACGCCTTTACAGCACTTAAATTACTTTAGAGCAGTTAAAATCGACGTCTGCGATAACAATGCCATGGTGCATCAACTGGTATGAGCCTTGCATCACCGGTGGATGCATGCTCTGATCCATCGATCGCCAACAGACAAGATATGATGCTATCGTTTATCCCGCTGAAAAGATATGTGCTTGCATGCAGCTACAGGTAGTAGGcaggttttgttttttgttttttgaggggtaCAGGTAGGCAGGTAGCTGAAGCTGATAGCTAAAACTTGCAGCGAGTGCCGAAGTGGCCGCCGCGGCGAGGGCTATGCATTTTCTCTTCCGGTCAATGTGTGAACTGACCTGACCTGACCTGACCTAACAACCGACACGTCACACCCAGCACTCAACGATGCACAGTTGCATCTTTGGGTCCGTTCAGTTACACAACTGAAGTCCGGTTCAGTAGGTCGAACGTTTTGATGCAGAAAGGATAGTCAGGGCGTGATCTTTCCCGACTTTTTGATGCATGATTCATTGCACCCGCACGAGCTTAACGATCACCATCTTGTGTGAAGTTAGTAAGTTGCCCATCACCGTCGATTGGTCTCTCCCCTCTTTCGTTTTTATCTCGTGTATTCCCTCCTGTCGTCTCTTTCACTTTACAGTTGCATCGCACCACTGTACATGGAGCGAGGCGCGAGGGGCATT
This window of the Triticum aestivum cultivar Chinese Spring chromosome 5D, IWGSC CS RefSeq v2.1, whole genome shotgun sequence genome carries:
- the LOC123125112 gene encoding bidirectional sugar transporter SWEET11, producing MAEGLFSMAHPWASAFGILGNIISFLVFLAPTPTFLRVYRKKSTEGFSAVPYVVALFSCMLWIFYALVKTNSSPLLTINAFGCVVEGFYILLYVVYAPRHARHRALAFFLLLDVAAFALIVAVTVFLVPQPSRVKVLGSVCLAFSMAVFVAPLSVIFVVIKTKSAEYMPFSLSFFLTLSAVAWFFYGLFTKDIYVTLPNVGGFFFGVAQMTLYFCYRKPDTSALVLPTGIHDVSTEPAAQQEVELPEGTHPAVAMLTVSTLPMLAELQKMEQEISSPTPRKGYIKAF